In one window of Bizionia sp. M204 DNA:
- a CDS encoding OmpA family protein gives MKSSLTLVIGFIFQFAISQNLVHNPSFEDYKRCPSLLGNFNHLVTHWSTPNWGSTDYFHACSKTVGFINFFGSQKARTGKAYSGVYVLAPENYREYIQGELLETLTAQEKYTMTFYVSLAENSSHAIKDLGILFLGKPLKMQSEGVININKVFSNEKNSHFISISSQQFYTEKDAWEKVTFEYTAKGFERFFIIGNFDKNAKITKHEVQKSKNPDAAYYYLDDIRLEAFKPADPVDIKVKTIEAEQTLKTDKVYALRKVFFNFNQHKLLGSSVQELDQLYNYLDNHKRLQIEIYGHTDNVGTQERNDELSLLRAKEVALYLISKGLRPERIKARGFGNRFPQTTNATQAGRALNRRVEFKLIKL, from the coding sequence ATGAAAAGTTCATTAACACTTGTTATTGGTTTCATTTTCCAGTTTGCGATATCTCAAAATTTAGTACACAACCCAAGTTTTGAAGACTATAAGCGTTGCCCATCATTGCTTGGAAATTTTAATCATTTGGTTACACATTGGTCTACGCCAAATTGGGGTTCAACAGATTATTTTCATGCTTGTAGTAAAACGGTTGGGTTTATAAATTTTTTTGGAAGTCAAAAGGCTAGAACGGGTAAAGCTTATAGTGGAGTGTATGTTTTAGCACCAGAAAATTATCGAGAGTATATTCAAGGTGAATTGTTAGAAACTTTGACTGCTCAAGAAAAATATACCATGACTTTTTATGTGAGTCTTGCGGAAAACTCCAGTCATGCCATTAAAGATTTAGGGATATTATTTTTAGGTAAACCCTTGAAAATGCAATCGGAAGGGGTTATTAATATCAATAAGGTTTTTAGTAACGAAAAGAATAGTCATTTTATAAGTATAAGCAGTCAACAATTTTATACCGAAAAAGATGCGTGGGAAAAAGTAACTTTTGAATACACAGCGAAAGGATTCGAACGGTTTTTTATTATTGGAAATTTTGATAAAAATGCCAAAATAACGAAACATGAAGTTCAAAAATCTAAAAATCCAGATGCAGCGTATTATTATCTAGACGATATCCGTTTGGAAGCTTTTAAACCTGCCGACCCTGTTGATATTAAAGTGAAAACCATAGAGGCTGAACAAACGTTAAAAACTGATAAGGTTTACGCTTTAAGAAAAGTATTTTTCAATTTTAATCAGCATAAACTTTTAGGGTCATCTGTACAAGAACTCGATCAATTATACAATTATTTAGACAACCATAAGCGTTTACAGATTGAAATTTATGGTCATACGGATAATGTAGGAACACAGGAACGTAACGATGAATTATCCTTACTTCGCGCTAAAGAAGTAGCCTTGTATTTAATTTCGAAAGGTTTACGGCCTGAACGTATTAAAGCTCGTGGTTTTGGCAATCGCTTTCCCCAAACTACTAATGCTACCCAGGCTGGGCGCGCCTTAAATAGACGTGTAGAATTTAAGCTTATAAAACTATAA
- a CDS encoding DUF6686 family protein, with product MENDIHKIYHNSIGIAFQWKFPEQKKKPKKVQLVFRDMGFYLSLVEIKEFYNCIYATKQLETDVCCREDCDKRGIMIKSPSDKVSLAVNETELLQLEDLLKGTLFQLELNDYLNHLCKN from the coding sequence ATGGAAAATGACATTCATAAAATATATCATAATAGCATTGGAATTGCTTTTCAATGGAAATTCCCCGAACAAAAAAAGAAGCCAAAAAAAGTACAATTAGTATTCCGAGATATGGGATTCTACTTATCTTTAGTTGAAATTAAAGAATTTTATAATTGTATTTACGCAACCAAACAATTGGAAACCGATGTTTGTTGTCGTGAAGACTGTGATAAACGCGGTATTATGATAAAATCTCCTAGTGATAAAGTAAGTTTAGCAGTAAACGAAACCGAATTATTACAATTAGAAGACTTATTAAAAGGCACCTTGTTTCAATTGGAGTTAAACGACTATTTAAATCATTTGTGTAAAAACTAA
- a CDS encoding MFS transporter, whose product MSKKDPYAALRIKEFNIFLVLRFALVFAWSMQFIIIEWQVYSITKDPLSLGIIGLMEIIPALTMALFAGHIVDQREKRNLLAVCMALFSLISLGLFLLTWPKIVADWSSNTILYSIYALVFFGGFLRSFFGPTIFSLVALIVPKKIYPNAATWSSSTWQMASVLGPATAGVLISVIGVHWSLCFVFGLVVFALMTLTQIKKKPILNPKIGEPVMQSLKEGLNFVFKTKAILGALTLDMVAVLFGGAIALLPIFAQDILHVGSEGFGVLRAAPAVGAFLTMLITAYIPISKNAGMKLLAAVFGFGMCIIVFGLSSIFWISVVALFFSGVTDGVSMVIRQTILQIKTPDNMRGRVASVNSMFVGSSNELGAFESGVTAKLMGTVTAVVFGGTMTLITAVTTGIVSPSFRKLDLTADLEEHENAE is encoded by the coding sequence ATGTCTAAAAAAGATCCATACGCAGCCTTGCGTATCAAAGAATTCAATATTTTTTTAGTACTTCGTTTTGCATTAGTATTTGCGTGGTCTATGCAATTTATAATTATTGAATGGCAAGTGTATAGTATTACAAAAGATCCGTTATCGCTTGGTATTATTGGCTTGATGGAAATTATTCCAGCTTTAACCATGGCTTTATTTGCTGGACATATTGTGGATCAACGTGAAAAACGCAATTTATTGGCTGTTTGCATGGCATTATTTTCGTTAATAAGTTTGGGCTTATTTCTTTTAACTTGGCCAAAAATTGTAGCAGATTGGTCTTCCAATACCATTTTATATTCTATTTATGCGCTCGTTTTTTTTGGTGGATTTTTACGTTCCTTTTTCGGGCCAACTATTTTTTCATTGGTTGCTTTAATTGTACCCAAGAAAATATATCCAAATGCCGCTACTTGGAGTAGTTCTACATGGCAAATGGCATCGGTTTTAGGACCAGCAACAGCTGGGGTTTTAATAAGTGTTATTGGTGTGCATTGGTCGCTTTGTTTTGTTTTCGGACTTGTTGTTTTTGCATTAATGACACTTACGCAAATAAAAAAGAAACCGATTTTAAACCCAAAAATAGGCGAACCTGTGATGCAAAGTTTAAAAGAAGGTTTGAATTTTGTATTTAAAACTAAAGCTATTTTAGGTGCTTTAACCTTGGATATGGTTGCCGTTTTATTTGGTGGCGCCATTGCCTTATTGCCCATTTTTGCACAAGATATTCTTCATGTCGGGTCCGAAGGATTTGGTGTACTACGAGCGGCTCCCGCCGTTGGTGCTTTTTTAACCATGTTAATTACAGCCTATATTCCCATTAGTAAAAATGCGGGAATGAAGTTATTAGCGGCTGTGTTTGGTTTTGGTATGTGTATAATTGTTTTTGGACTGTCCTCTATATTCTGGATTTCGGTAGTTGCGCTATTTTTTAGTGGTGTAACCGATGGTGTTTCTATGGTAATTAGACAAACCATATTGCAAATTAAAACACCCGACAATATGCGTGGTCGCGTGGCATCCGTAAACTCCATGTTTGTGGGCTCATCCAACGAGCTTGGTGCTTTTGAAAGTGGCGTTACCGCAAAATTAATGGGAACTGTAACAGCCGTTGTTTTTGGCGGAACCATGACCTTAATTACAGCAGTTACCACTGGAATTGTTTCGCCTTCGTTTAGAAAGCTAGATTTAACAGCCGATTTGGAGGAGCATGAGAATGCGGAATGA
- a CDS encoding UDP-2,3-diacylglucosamine diphosphatase: MNIPKGKKIYFASDNHLGAPTAEASRPREQKFVAWLEEIKYDAAAIFLMGDLFDFWFEYKTVVPKGFTRTLGKLAEITDAGIPIYFFVGNHDLWMDGYFEEELGISVYHKPQEYTFNNKTFLIGHGDGLGPGDTGYKRMKKIFTSRFGKWLFRWLHPDIGVRIAQYLSVKNKLISGDDDAKFLGEDNEWLVQYCKRKLETKHSDYFIFGHRHLPLEIDLNENSKYVNLGDWIQYYTYGVFDGENLELKKF; this comes from the coding sequence ATGAACATCCCAAAAGGAAAAAAAATATACTTCGCATCCGATAATCATTTGGGTGCACCAACAGCAGAAGCCTCACGACCTCGCGAACAAAAATTTGTAGCGTGGTTAGAGGAAATTAAGTACGATGCTGCTGCTATTTTCTTGATGGGTGATTTATTCGATTTTTGGTTTGAATATAAAACCGTGGTACCAAAAGGTTTTACAAGAACGTTGGGTAAGCTTGCCGAGATAACGGACGCTGGTATTCCTATTTATTTTTTTGTTGGCAATCACGATTTATGGATGGATGGCTATTTTGAAGAAGAATTGGGAATTTCTGTCTACCATAAGCCCCAAGAATATACGTTTAACAATAAAACGTTTTTAATTGGTCATGGTGATGGATTAGGCCCTGGTGATACCGGTTATAAACGGATGAAAAAAATATTTACTAGTCGTTTTGGCAAATGGCTATTTCGCTGGTTGCATCCTGATATTGGGGTTAGAATTGCCCAATATTTAAGTGTAAAAAACAAACTAATTTCCGGTGATGATGACGCCAAATTTTTAGGCGAAGACAATGAATGGTTGGTACAATATTGCAAACGAAAATTAGAAACCAAACACAGCGACTATTTTATTTTTGGCCACAGACATTTACCGTTAGAAATAGACCTCAACGAAAATTCAAAATATGTGAATCTAGGCGATTGGATACAATATTATACCTATGGTGTTTTTGATGGTGAAAATTTAGAGTTAAAGAAATTCTAA
- a CDS encoding 6-carboxytetrahydropterin synthase produces MGNIRITKQFSFETGHALYGYDGKCKNVHGHSYKLSVTVIGKPISDSGNVKFGMVIDFGDLKKIVKTEIVDVFDHATVFNKNTPHVELAKELQDRGHNVLLVDYQPTSEMMVIDFANKIKSFLPSHIALHSLKLQETDTSFAEWYASDNESE; encoded by the coding sequence ATGGGAAATATTCGAATTACAAAACAGTTCTCATTCGAGACAGGACATGCCCTTTATGGCTATGATGGGAAATGTAAAAATGTACATGGCCATAGCTATAAATTATCGGTAACCGTTATTGGAAAACCAATTTCAGATTCGGGTAATGTTAAGTTTGGAATGGTGATTGATTTTGGAGATTTAAAAAAAATTGTGAAAACAGAAATTGTTGATGTGTTTGATCATGCCACTGTTTTTAACAAAAACACACCACATGTAGAATTAGCGAAGGAACTTCAAGACCGTGGTCATAATGTACTTTTGGTGGATTATCAGCCAACTAGTGAAATGATGGTGATTGATTTTGCCAATAAAATAAAATCCTTTTTACCGAGCCATATTGCATTACATTCCTTAAAACTTCAGGAAACCGATACCAGTTTTGCCGAGTGGTATGCTAGTGATAACGAATCCGAATAA
- a CDS encoding 2OG-Fe(II) oxygenase, protein MNQLFEEIAFVENLQYERIIDDILTKKYSLVENFFTNLEVLELRKSLLEKHEADVFKKAAIGNRVNEVIEKSIRGDVILWIDENRADPLEVAFFNKINNLIDYLNKTCFLGILHKEFHYALYPEGTFYKRHLDTFQNDDRRKLSFVCYLNEDGWLPENGGELVLYVNENGEETEKVIYPFPGRVVIFESQLLEHEVKPVKTERLSITGWLKTR, encoded by the coding sequence ATGAATCAATTATTTGAAGAAATTGCTTTTGTTGAAAATTTACAATATGAGCGTATTATTGATGATATTTTAACAAAGAAGTACAGTTTGGTTGAAAATTTTTTCACCAATCTCGAGGTTTTGGAATTAAGAAAATCATTATTAGAAAAACATGAAGCTGATGTTTTTAAAAAAGCGGCTATTGGCAATAGGGTAAATGAAGTCATTGAAAAATCCATTCGTGGTGATGTGATTTTATGGATAGATGAAAACCGGGCAGATCCGTTAGAAGTCGCTTTCTTCAACAAAATAAATAACCTAATAGATTACTTAAATAAAACGTGTTTCTTGGGAATTTTACATAAGGAGTTTCACTATGCATTATATCCAGAAGGCACATTTTACAAACGGCATTTGGATACGTTTCAGAATGACGACAGACGAAAATTATCCTTTGTATGTTATTTAAATGAAGATGGTTGGCTACCTGAAAACGGTGGCGAATTGGTGTTGTATGTAAATGAAAATGGTGAAGAAACCGAAAAAGTAATTTATCCATTTCCTGGACGTGTGGTTATTTTTGAAAGTCAATTATTAGAACACGAAGTCAAGCCCGTTAAAACCGAACGATTGAGTATTACTGGTTGGCTTAAAACGCGCTAA